Genomic window (Treponema sp. J25):
GACGCCGTGGATGGTTTTGTAGCCCGTGCGCGAGGGGAAGTAGGTGATTTTGGAAAGCTCTATGACCCCTTTGCGGATGTCCTGTTTCGGCTTACCTACTTTTTTTGTTTTACCTTAGATGGAATTCTCCCAGCCCTTCTTTTGGGAATAATTGTATACAGGGAATTTGCCATCCTTTTTTTACGGACCCTTTTTATGCAAAAAGGAATTAGCCAGGGGGCCCGCAAGGGAGGTAAGATAAAAGCCCTTACCTATATGGTAACGGGGACGCTGGCATTGTTGGTGGTAAGTCTAGAGCGCTTCTCTGTGGATGGCCCCTTTGTGACGCTCATAAGAAATGGGGCCCTCTTCTTTTTTGTGGGG
Coding sequences:
- the pgsA gene encoding CDP-diacylglycerol--glycerol-3-phosphate 3-phosphatidyltransferase; the protein is MTVADKVTSFRLVVGPVFYIVYFFHSWLGIVAPAWTVPVLWILFITGEVSDAVDGFVARARGEVGDFGKLYDPFADVLFRLTYFFCFTLDGILPALLLGIIVYREFAILFLRTLFMQKGISQGARKGGKIKALTYMVTGTLALLVVSLERFSVDGPFVTLIRNGALFFFVGAVFLSLWSFADYVKVYFTISNEKA